The following coding sequences lie in one Arachis ipaensis cultivar K30076 chromosome B03, Araip1.1, whole genome shotgun sequence genomic window:
- the LOC107629811 gene encoding probable O-methyltransferase 3, whose protein sequence is MESNGVDYASKLLESQSRVWHQLFSFINSMSLKCAIDLGIPDAIHNHGQPMPLSKLISSLQIHPNKTQFIHRLMRILTHSGFFSKQISSKGDPESSYALTDASMLLLKDNPMSLFPYLSVVFDPILTKPWCELPAWFKNDSPTPFYMTHGMALWDYAGVEPRLNKLFNDAMETDTPFVSSVLFDKCKGVFERLESLVDVGGGTGTMTKAIAKAFPQMECVVFDLPHVVDGLQGSGNLKYVGGDMFDSIPPSDAIFLKYILHDWNDEKCIKILKKCKEAIITRSKGRKGKVIVIDMVVSDEKSDKDIESIETQLFFDMFMMVEVNGKERNEKEWANLIFSAGFSSYKINLSALGLRSLIEIFP, encoded by the exons ATGGAATCCAATGGTGTAGACTATGCTTCCAAATTGCTTGAATCTCAAAGCCGTGTATGGCACCAACTTTTCAGCTTCATAAATTCCATGTCCCTCAAATGTGCAATTGACTTGGGAATTCCAGATGCCATACACAACCATGGCCAACCCATGCCACTCTCAAAACTCATTTCTTCTCTACAAATCCATCCCAACAAAACACAATTCATCCACCGCCTGATGCGAATTTTGACTCATTCTGGCTTTTTCTCTAAACAAATCTCTTCCAAAGGCGATCCAGAATCGAGTTATGCCCTAACCGATGCATCCATGTTGTTGCTTAAAGACAACCCCATGAGTCTTTTCCCTTACTTGTCCGTCGTATTTGATCCAATTTTAACAAAGCCGTGGTGCGAGTTGCCAGCATGGTTCAAAAATGATAGTCCCACCCCGTTCTACATGACACATGGGATGGCACTTTGGGACTATGCTGGCGTTGAGCCAAGACTCAATAAGCTCTTCAATGATGCCATGGAAACCGATACTCCATTTGTTTCAAGTGTTTTGTTTGACAAGTGTAAGGGTGTGTTTGAAAGGTTGGAGTCTTTGGTTGATGTTGGTGGAGGCACAGGAACTATGACTAAGGCTATTGCTAAGGCATTTCCACAAATGGAGTGTGTTGTGTTTGATCTTCCACATGTTGTTGATGGCTTGCAAGGAAGTGGGAATCTCAAATATGTTGGAGGGGACATGTTTGACTCAATTCCTCCTTCAGATGCCATTTTCTTGAAG TATATATTGCATGACTGGAATGACGAAAAATGTATCAAAATACTGAAGAAATGCAAGGAAGCAATTATCACAAGAAGCAaaggaagaaaaggaaaagttATTGTCATTGATATGGTAGTGAGTGATGAAAAGAGTGATAAAGATATTGAATCAATTGAAACCCAACTTTTCTTTGATATGTTCATGATGGTAGAAGTCAACGGAAAAGAGAGAAACGAAAAAGAATGGGCAAACTTAATTTTTTCCGCTGGTTTTAGTAGCTACAAGATAAACTTATCAGCTTTGGGATTAAGATCTCTCATTGAAATCTTTCCATAA
- the LOC107632598 gene encoding uncharacterized protein LOC107632598, translating to MADVPPPSLSELMRMVAELQQANQRMADENQIMAAQIAELNHTRIEHNDTHRQQPENNEHHSQPSHVSETVRADEGQPEDEKDESDELVGPFTEEVMNFELPKRFTLPLTLTPYDGFGDPKKFLKKFRSIMIVNGASDTVLCRCFPNYLDRPALDWLCALPAGSISRFQQLAKLFEEHFAGSAIYLHDSDYLNTIKQGPNESLKDYMTHFTKVAISIPDLHPEVHLHATKSGLRPGKFQETITVAKPRTLAKFREKAKGQIDIEELRQAQKSEKPNYRDDDKLLSSKKIFKLTPHFDSYTQFNTKREDIIKEILNSKLIKPPRKAATYQDTKNVDKSKYCAFHQKHGHNTDNCVVAKDLLERLARQGHLDKYIGGHIQKHITPSTPSDSSN from the coding sequence ATGGCTGACGTACCACCCCCTTCGCTGTCCGAACTTATGCGGATGGTAGCTGAGCTACAGCAAGCAAATCAACGAATGGCCGacgaaaatcaaataatggctgcTCAAATCGCTGAACTTAACCATACTCGGATAGAACATAACGATACTCATCGCCAACAACCAGAAAATAATGAGCATCATTCCCAGCCCTCTCATGTCTCGGAGACCGTCCGAGCTGACGAAGGCCAACCTGAAGATGAAAAAGATGAGTCCGACGAACTTGTGGGGCCCTTCACAGAAGAAGTGATGAACTTCGAATTGCCAAAGAGATTCACCCTCCCACTAACCCTGACACCTTATGATGGGTTCGGAGACCCAAAGAAGTTTCTCAAAAAGTTCCGATCAATAATGATCGTCAATGGTGCATCAGATACTGTTTTATGCCGTTGTTTTCCAAATTATTTAGAccgtcctgcacttgattggttgtgTGCTTTGCCTGCAGGTTCCATCTCACGATTTCAGCAGCTGGCGAAGCTATTTGAAGAACACTTTGCCGGATCCGCGATTTACTTGCACGATTCCGATTATTTGAATACGATCAAACAGGGACCGAACGAAAGCTTGAAGGACTACATGACCCACTTCACCAAGGTCGCGATAAGTATACCTGATCTCCACCCCGAGGTCCACCTACACGCAACCAAAAGTGGACTTCGACCTGGGAAATTCCAGGAGACCATCACAGTAGCCAAGCCGAGGACCCTTGCAAAGTTTCGCGAAAAAGCAAAAGGCCAAATTGATATCGAGGAGCTCAGACAAGCTCAGAAGTCCGAGAAGCCAAACTACCGAGATGACGATAAGCTCTTGAGCAGcaagaaaattttcaaattaaccCCTCATTTTGATTCTTACACGCAGTTCAATACTAAGCGTGAGGATATAATTAAAGAGATCTTGAATTCAAAGCTGAtcaagccaccaagaaaggcCGCCACTTATCAAGATACAAAGAATGTGGACAAGTCTAAATATTGTGCTTTCCACCAGAAACACGGCCACAACACTGACAACTGTGTGGTGGCCAAAGACCTTCTTGAACGCCTAGCAAGGCAGGGACACCTAGACAAATACATCGGAGGCCACATTCAAAAGCACATCACACCTTCCACACCCAGCGATTCCTCCAACTAA
- the LOC107632597 gene encoding uncharacterized protein LOC107632597: MADVPPPSLSELMRMVAELQQANQRMADENQIMAAQIAELNHARIEHNEIHRQRPEDNEHHSQPSHVSETVRADEGQPEDEKDESDELVGPFTEEVMNFELPKRFTLPLTLTPYDGFGDPKKFLKKFRSIMIVNGSISRFQQLAKLFEEHFSGFAIYLHDSDYLNTIKQGSNESLKDYMTRFTKVAISIPDLHPEVHLHATKSGLRPGKFQETITVAKPRTLAKFREKAKGQIDIEELRQAQKSEKPNYRDDDKLLSSKKIFKLTPHFDSYTQFNTKREDIIKEILNSKLIKPPRKAGTYQDTKNVDKSKYCAFHQKHGHNTDNCVVAKDLLERLARQGHLDKYIGGHIQKHITPSTPSDSSN, translated from the exons ATGGCTGACGTACCACCCCCTTCGCTGTCCGAACTTATGCGGATGGTAGCTGAACTACAGCAAGCGAATCAACGAATGGCCGACGAGAATCAAATAATGGCTGCTCAAATCGCCGAACTTAACCATGCTCGGATAGAACATAATGAAATTCATCGCCAACGACCAGAAGATAATGAGCATCATTCCCAACCCTCTCATGTCTCGGAGACCGTCCGAGCTGACGAAGGCCAACCTGAAGATGAAAAAGATGAGTCCGACGAACTTGTGGGGCCCTTCACAGAAGAAGTGATGAACTTCGAATTGCCAAAGAGATTCACCCTCCCACTAACCCTGACACCTTATGATGGGTTCGGAGACCCAAAGAAGTTTCTCAAAAAGTTCCGATCAATAATGATCGTCAATG GTTCCATCTCACGGTTTCAGCAGTTGGCGAAGCTATTTGAAGAACACTTTTCCGGATTCGCAATTTATTTGCACGATTCCGATTATTTGAACACGATCAAACAGGGATCCAACGAAAGCTTGAAGGACTACATGACCCGCTTCACCAAGGTCGCGATAAGTATACCTGATCTCCACCCCGAGGTCCACCTACACGCAACCAAAAGTGGACTTCGACCTGGGAAATTCCAGGAGACCATCACAGTAGCCAAGCCGAGGACCCTTGCAAAGTTTCGCGAAAAAGCAAAAGGCCAAATTGATATCGAGGAGCTCAGACAAGCTCAGAAGTCCGAGAAGCCAAACTACCGAGATGACGATAAGCTCTTGAGCAGcaagaaaattttcaaattaaccCCTCATTTTGATTCTTACACGCAGTTCAATACTAAGCGTGAGGATATAATTAAAGAGATCTTGAATTCAAAACTGATCAAGCCGCCGAGAAAGGCCGGCACATATCAAGATACAAAGAATGTGGACAAGTCTAAATATTGTGCTTTCCACCAGAAACACGGCCACAACACTGACAACTGTGTGGTGGCCAAAGACCTTCTTGAACGCCTAGCAAGGCAGGGACACCTAGACAAATACATCGGAGGCCACATTCAAAAGCACATCACACCTTCCACACCCAGCGATTCCTCCAACTAA